Proteins encoded together in one Coffea arabica cultivar ET-39 chromosome 2c, Coffea Arabica ET-39 HiFi, whole genome shotgun sequence window:
- the LOC113726550 gene encoding soluble inorganic pyrophosphatase 6, chloroplastic isoform X5: MVAAGVMVSLIPGIGSTLPLTKSPFFRRSSTISLRFISENTKRLEQQGHAIRCNFNHPGYQIQEEGQVDSHDYRVFLLDNTGKKCLLHVQISPWHDIPLHVGNGVFNFVAEISKDSNLRMELATDELYTPLKQDKIRGRIRCNMKWNYGLLPQTWEDPSSANPEVDGAFGDNDPVDVVEIGSTCAKVGEVLRVKPLATLALIDEGQLDWKIIAVSLDDPRCSLVDDVHDIEKYFPDNFS; this comes from the exons ATGGTAGCTGCCGGAGTTATGGTGTCATTGATACCAGGGATCGGCTCCACTTTGCCATTAACGAAGAGCCCATTTTTCAGGCGATCGAGTACTATCAGCCTCCGCTTCATCAGCGAAAACACCAAGCGACTTGAGCAGCAGGGGCACGCCATTCGCTGTAATTTTAACCACCCTGGTTACCAGATCCAAGAAGAAGGCCAGGTTGATAGCCATGATTACAGAGTCTTCTTGCTTGATAATACTGGCAAAAAG tGTTTATTACATGTGCAGATTTCGCCTTGGCATGATATACCCCTACACGTTGGCAACGGCGTGTTCAATTTTGTTGCTGAAATTTCTAAAGATTCAAACTTGAGAATGGAGCTTGCCACCGATGAACTATACACCCCTCTCAAACAAGATAAAATAAGGGGTAGAATTCG ATGCAATATGAAGTGGAATTATGGATTGCTTCCTCAAACTTGGGAAGATCCTTCATCTGCAAATCCAGAAGTTGATGGCGCATTTGGAGATAATGATCCTG TTGATGTTGTTGAGATTGGGAGCACCTGTGCCAAGGTTGGTGAGGTTTTGAGAGTCAAGCCACTAGCTACTCTTGCACTGATTGATGAGGGTCAACTTGATTGGAAAATAATAGCTGTTTCCCTGGATGATCCAAGATGTTCTCTCGTTGATGATGTTCATgacattgaaaaatattttccg GACAATTTCTCATAA
- the LOC113726550 gene encoding soluble inorganic pyrophosphatase 6, chloroplastic isoform X3, producing MVAAGVMVSLIPGIGSTLPLTKSPFFRRSSTISLRFISENTKRLEQQGHAIRCNFNHPGYQIQEEGQISPWHDIPLHVGNGVFNFVAEISKDSNLRMELATDELYTPLKQDKIRGRIRCNMKWNYGLLPQTWEDPSSANPEVDGAFGDNDPVDVVEIGSTCAKVGEVLRVKPLATLALIDEGQLDWKIIAVSLDDPRCSLVDDVHDIEKYFPATLTAISEFFRDYKVYDGIPGNKFGLGNKPANKDYAVKVIRETNEAWTKLVTRSISAGQEFITWTLLNASSACS from the exons ATGGTAGCTGCCGGAGTTATGGTGTCATTGATACCAGGGATCGGCTCCACTTTGCCATTAACGAAGAGCCCATTTTTCAGGCGATCGAGTACTATCAGCCTCCGCTTCATCAGCGAAAACACCAAGCGACTTGAGCAGCAGGGGCACGCCATTCGCTGTAATTTTAACCACCCTGGTTACCAGATCCAAGAAGAAGGCCAG ATTTCGCCTTGGCATGATATACCCCTACACGTTGGCAACGGCGTGTTCAATTTTGTTGCTGAAATTTCTAAAGATTCAAACTTGAGAATGGAGCTTGCCACCGATGAACTATACACCCCTCTCAAACAAGATAAAATAAGGGGTAGAATTCG ATGCAATATGAAGTGGAATTATGGATTGCTTCCTCAAACTTGGGAAGATCCTTCATCTGCAAATCCAGAAGTTGATGGCGCATTTGGAGATAATGATCCTG TTGATGTTGTTGAGATTGGGAGCACCTGTGCCAAGGTTGGTGAGGTTTTGAGAGTCAAGCCACTAGCTACTCTTGCACTGATTGATGAGGGTCAACTTGATTGGAAAATAATAGCTGTTTCCCTGGATGATCCAAGATGTTCTCTCGTTGATGATGTTCATgacattgaaaaatattttccg GCCACCCTAACTGCGATCAGCGAGTTTTTTAGAGACTATAAGGTCTATGATGGAATACCTGGCAACAAGTTTGGTCTAGGAAACAAGCCAGCAAACAAG GATTACGCTGTCAAGGTTATCAGGGAAACCAATGAAGCTTGGACTAAACTTGTCACAAGGTCTATCTCGGCGG GTCAAGAATTCATCACTTGGACCTTGCTCAACGCTTCCTCCGCCTGCTCTTGA
- the LOC113726550 gene encoding soluble inorganic pyrophosphatase 6, chloroplastic isoform X1 produces the protein MVAAGVMVSLIPGIGSTLPLTKSPFFRRSSTISLRFISENTKRLEQQGHAIRCNFNHPGYQIQEEGQVDSHDYRVFLLDNTGKKCLLHVQISPWHDIPLHVGNGVFNFVAEISKDSNLRMELATDELYTPLKQDKIRGRIRCNMKWNYGLLPQTWEDPSSANPEVDGAFGDNDPVDVVEIGSTCAKVGEVLRVKPLATLALIDEGQLDWKIIAVSLDDPRCSLVDDVHDIEKYFPATLTAISEFFRDYKVYDGIPGNKFGLGNKPANKDYAVKVIRETNEAWTKLVTRSISAGQEFITWTLLNASSACS, from the exons ATGGTAGCTGCCGGAGTTATGGTGTCATTGATACCAGGGATCGGCTCCACTTTGCCATTAACGAAGAGCCCATTTTTCAGGCGATCGAGTACTATCAGCCTCCGCTTCATCAGCGAAAACACCAAGCGACTTGAGCAGCAGGGGCACGCCATTCGCTGTAATTTTAACCACCCTGGTTACCAGATCCAAGAAGAAGGCCAGGTTGATAGCCATGATTACAGAGTCTTCTTGCTTGATAATACTGGCAAAAAG tGTTTATTACATGTGCAGATTTCGCCTTGGCATGATATACCCCTACACGTTGGCAACGGCGTGTTCAATTTTGTTGCTGAAATTTCTAAAGATTCAAACTTGAGAATGGAGCTTGCCACCGATGAACTATACACCCCTCTCAAACAAGATAAAATAAGGGGTAGAATTCG ATGCAATATGAAGTGGAATTATGGATTGCTTCCTCAAACTTGGGAAGATCCTTCATCTGCAAATCCAGAAGTTGATGGCGCATTTGGAGATAATGATCCTG TTGATGTTGTTGAGATTGGGAGCACCTGTGCCAAGGTTGGTGAGGTTTTGAGAGTCAAGCCACTAGCTACTCTTGCACTGATTGATGAGGGTCAACTTGATTGGAAAATAATAGCTGTTTCCCTGGATGATCCAAGATGTTCTCTCGTTGATGATGTTCATgacattgaaaaatattttccg GCCACCCTAACTGCGATCAGCGAGTTTTTTAGAGACTATAAGGTCTATGATGGAATACCTGGCAACAAGTTTGGTCTAGGAAACAAGCCAGCAAACAAG GATTACGCTGTCAAGGTTATCAGGGAAACCAATGAAGCTTGGACTAAACTTGTCACAAGGTCTATCTCGGCGG GTCAAGAATTCATCACTTGGACCTTGCTCAACGCTTCCTCCGCCTGCTCTTGA
- the LOC113726550 gene encoding soluble inorganic pyrophosphatase 6, chloroplastic isoform X4, whose product MVAAGVMVSLIPGIGSTLPLTKSPFFRRSSTISLRFISENTKRLEQQGHAIRCNFNHPGYQIQEEGQVDSHDYRVFLLDNTGKKCLLHVQISPWHDIPLHVGNGVFNFVAEISKDSNLRMELATDELYTPLKQDKIRGRIRCNMKWNYGLLPQTWEDPSSANPEVDGAFGDNDPVDVVEIGSTCAKVGEVLRVKPLATLALIDEGQLDWKIIAVSLDDPRCSLVDDVHDIEKYFPDYAVKVIRETNEAWTKLVTRSISAGQEFITWTLLNASSACS is encoded by the exons ATGGTAGCTGCCGGAGTTATGGTGTCATTGATACCAGGGATCGGCTCCACTTTGCCATTAACGAAGAGCCCATTTTTCAGGCGATCGAGTACTATCAGCCTCCGCTTCATCAGCGAAAACACCAAGCGACTTGAGCAGCAGGGGCACGCCATTCGCTGTAATTTTAACCACCCTGGTTACCAGATCCAAGAAGAAGGCCAGGTTGATAGCCATGATTACAGAGTCTTCTTGCTTGATAATACTGGCAAAAAG tGTTTATTACATGTGCAGATTTCGCCTTGGCATGATATACCCCTACACGTTGGCAACGGCGTGTTCAATTTTGTTGCTGAAATTTCTAAAGATTCAAACTTGAGAATGGAGCTTGCCACCGATGAACTATACACCCCTCTCAAACAAGATAAAATAAGGGGTAGAATTCG ATGCAATATGAAGTGGAATTATGGATTGCTTCCTCAAACTTGGGAAGATCCTTCATCTGCAAATCCAGAAGTTGATGGCGCATTTGGAGATAATGATCCTG TTGATGTTGTTGAGATTGGGAGCACCTGTGCCAAGGTTGGTGAGGTTTTGAGAGTCAAGCCACTAGCTACTCTTGCACTGATTGATGAGGGTCAACTTGATTGGAAAATAATAGCTGTTTCCCTGGATGATCCAAGATGTTCTCTCGTTGATGATGTTCATgacattgaaaaatattttccg GATTACGCTGTCAAGGTTATCAGGGAAACCAATGAAGCTTGGACTAAACTTGTCACAAGGTCTATCTCGGCGG GTCAAGAATTCATCACTTGGACCTTGCTCAACGCTTCCTCCGCCTGCTCTTGA
- the LOC113726550 gene encoding soluble inorganic pyrophosphatase 6, chloroplastic isoform X2 — MVAAGVMVSLIPGIGSTLPLTKSPFFRRSSTISLRFISENTKRLEQQGHAIRCNFNHPGYQIQEEGQVDSHDYRVFLLDNTGKKISPWHDIPLHVGNGVFNFVAEISKDSNLRMELATDELYTPLKQDKIRGRIRCNMKWNYGLLPQTWEDPSSANPEVDGAFGDNDPVDVVEIGSTCAKVGEVLRVKPLATLALIDEGQLDWKIIAVSLDDPRCSLVDDVHDIEKYFPATLTAISEFFRDYKVYDGIPGNKFGLGNKPANKDYAVKVIRETNEAWTKLVTRSISAGQEFITWTLLNASSACS; from the exons ATGGTAGCTGCCGGAGTTATGGTGTCATTGATACCAGGGATCGGCTCCACTTTGCCATTAACGAAGAGCCCATTTTTCAGGCGATCGAGTACTATCAGCCTCCGCTTCATCAGCGAAAACACCAAGCGACTTGAGCAGCAGGGGCACGCCATTCGCTGTAATTTTAACCACCCTGGTTACCAGATCCAAGAAGAAGGCCAGGTTGATAGCCATGATTACAGAGTCTTCTTGCTTGATAATACTGGCAAAAAG ATTTCGCCTTGGCATGATATACCCCTACACGTTGGCAACGGCGTGTTCAATTTTGTTGCTGAAATTTCTAAAGATTCAAACTTGAGAATGGAGCTTGCCACCGATGAACTATACACCCCTCTCAAACAAGATAAAATAAGGGGTAGAATTCG ATGCAATATGAAGTGGAATTATGGATTGCTTCCTCAAACTTGGGAAGATCCTTCATCTGCAAATCCAGAAGTTGATGGCGCATTTGGAGATAATGATCCTG TTGATGTTGTTGAGATTGGGAGCACCTGTGCCAAGGTTGGTGAGGTTTTGAGAGTCAAGCCACTAGCTACTCTTGCACTGATTGATGAGGGTCAACTTGATTGGAAAATAATAGCTGTTTCCCTGGATGATCCAAGATGTTCTCTCGTTGATGATGTTCATgacattgaaaaatattttccg GCCACCCTAACTGCGATCAGCGAGTTTTTTAGAGACTATAAGGTCTATGATGGAATACCTGGCAACAAGTTTGGTCTAGGAAACAAGCCAGCAAACAAG GATTACGCTGTCAAGGTTATCAGGGAAACCAATGAAGCTTGGACTAAACTTGTCACAAGGTCTATCTCGGCGG GTCAAGAATTCATCACTTGGACCTTGCTCAACGCTTCCTCCGCCTGCTCTTGA
- the LOC113726551 gene encoding soluble inorganic pyrophosphatase 6, chloroplastic-like, with protein MAATRAIVSASNTITTSLLRKAPLQGPNSLSLCFNYSNKSGLVLQKRRLFTCSAIYNPQVQIKEEGQPETLDYRVFFHDGSGKKISPWHDIPLHLGDGLFNFIVEIPKESSAKMEVATDEHFTPIKQDTKKGKLRYYPYNINWNYGLLPQTWEDPSFANTEVEGAFGDNDPIDVVEIGDNRAKIGQVLKVKPLAALAMIDEGELDWKIVAISLDDPRASLVNDVDDVEKHFPGTLTAIRDWFRDYKIPDGKPANKFGLGNKPADKEYALKVITETNESWAKLVKRSVSAGELSLV; from the exons atggCGGCCACTAGAGCGATAGTGTCAGCAAGCAACACTATCACCACTTCATTATTGAGAAAAGCCCCATTGCAAGGCCCCAACAGCCTCAGCTTATGTTTCAACTACAGCAACAAGAGTGGACTTGTTTTACAAAAGAGGAGACTTTTTACCTGCAGTGCTATCTATAATCCCCAAGTTCAGATTAAAGAAGAGGGCCAGCCTGAAACTCTTGACTACAGAGTCTTTTTCCATGACGGTTCTGGCAAGAAG ATTTCTCCTTGGCATGATATTCcattgcatttgggtgatgGCTTGTTCaattttattgttgaaattcCCAAAGAATCAAGCGCAAAGATGGAGGTTGCAACCGATGAACATTTTACCCCTATAAAACAAGATACGAAAAAGGGAAAACTTCGATATTATCC GTACAACATTAACTGGAATTATGGGTTGCTTCCCCAGACATGGGAAGATCCTTCATTTGCGAATACTGAAGTTGAGGGGGCATTTGGAGATAATGATCCTA TTGACGTTGTTGAGATTGGCGATAACCGTGCCAAAATTGGCCAGGTTCTGAAAGTTAAGCCTTTAGCTGCTCTGGCAATGATTGATGAGGGTGAACTTGACTGGAAAATAGTTGCAATTTCTTTAGATGACCCAAGAGCTTCACTTGTTAATGATGTTGATGATGTTGAGAAGCATTTTCCG GGCACTCTTACTGCAATCAGGGACTGGTTTAGGGACTACAAGATTCCTGATGGAAAACCTGCTAACAAGTTTGGTCTAGGGAATAAACCAGCAGATAAG GAATATGCGCTTAAGGTCATAACAGAAACCAACGAGTCCTGGGCTAAACTGGTCAAGAGATCTGTCTCTGCGGGTGAACTTTCACTAGTGTAA